A region of Planococcus sp. MSAK28401 DNA encodes the following proteins:
- a CDS encoding lysophospholipid acyltransferase family protein, translating into MNLYAVGKTLVKTALSPLYRFQVSGTEKFPETGGVLLCSNHIHALDPPVVGMTAPRTVHFMAKEELFKAPVLGSILPKVNAFPVKRGMSDREALRTALKLLKGGEVVGLFPEGTRSTDGVLKKGLSGAGFFALRGNADVMPCAIIGPYKPFGKVKVVYGDPILMDPYRERKASAEEVTEAIMASIQKILDENAENK; encoded by the coding sequence ATGAATTTGTATGCAGTAGGAAAAACACTTGTGAAGACTGCGCTGAGCCCACTGTATCGTTTCCAGGTGAGCGGTACTGAAAAGTTTCCGGAAACGGGCGGAGTGCTTCTTTGCAGCAATCATATCCATGCACTCGACCCGCCGGTGGTCGGCATGACAGCGCCGAGAACCGTTCATTTCATGGCGAAAGAGGAATTGTTCAAAGCGCCGGTGCTCGGCTCGATCTTGCCGAAGGTCAACGCCTTTCCGGTGAAACGCGGCATGAGCGACAGGGAGGCGCTGCGAACAGCGTTGAAATTGCTGAAAGGCGGGGAAGTCGTCGGGTTGTTTCCGGAAGGCACCCGTTCGACTGACGGCGTGTTGAAAAAAGGCTTGAGCGGCGCCGGGTTCTTTGCCCTTCGCGGCAATGCAGATGTCATGCCATGCGCCATCATCGGGCCGTATAAGCCGTTCGGAAAAGTAAAGGTGGTCTACGGCGACCCGATCCTGATGGACCCTTATCGTGAACGCAAAGCTTCCGCAGAAGAAGTAACAGAAGCCATCATGGCCAGTATTCAAAAGATTCTGGATGAAAACGCCGAAAATAAGTGA
- the cmk gene encoding (d)CMP kinase, translating into MTKAIQIAIDGPAAAGKSTIAKIVAEKLGYVYIDTGAMYRAITLKALNAGINLADNEEAGALLEETEIDLIPVEGGQKVLLDGQDVSEAIRSQYVTKAVSEMAAHELVRKRMVELQQKLAEERGVVMDGRDIGTHVLPDAELKVFMSATVEERARRRFEENKKRDILTPLVELQEEIAMRDKMDSERKVAPLKQAEDAVFLDTTPLTIAEAAQAILKLAEERLMAS; encoded by the coding sequence TTGACGAAAGCTATACAAATCGCGATCGACGGGCCTGCTGCAGCGGGCAAGAGCACGATCGCTAAAATAGTGGCAGAAAAATTAGGTTATGTTTATATCGATACTGGCGCGATGTACCGCGCGATTACGCTGAAGGCATTGAACGCAGGCATCAACCTGGCGGACAATGAAGAAGCGGGGGCTTTGCTTGAGGAGACCGAAATCGATTTGATTCCTGTGGAAGGCGGACAGAAAGTGCTGCTTGATGGGCAAGACGTTTCGGAAGCGATTCGCTCCCAGTATGTGACGAAGGCGGTTTCGGAAATGGCTGCCCATGAATTGGTCAGAAAGCGCATGGTTGAGCTTCAGCAGAAGCTGGCTGAAGAGCGCGGCGTCGTCATGGATGGCCGCGACATCGGCACACATGTCTTGCCTGACGCTGAACTCAAAGTATTTATGTCCGCCACAGTCGAAGAACGCGCAAGACGCCGCTTCGAGGAAAACAAAAAACGCGATATCCTGACGCCGCTTGTCGAGCTGCAGGAGGAAATCGCCATGCGCGACAAGATGGATTCTGAACGTAAAGTGGCGCCATTGAAGCAAGCGGAGGATGCCGTGTTTTTGGATACGACTCCTTTGACGATTGCAGAAGCGGCGCAGGCCATTTTGAAATTAGCGGAAGAGAGGCTGATGGCGTCATGA
- the prsW gene encoding glutamic-type intramembrane protease PrsW, translating to MLELLTVAIAPGLALFSYFYLRDQFAGEPSKLIFHCFLYGALLTFPILFIQYVFEAENVFQNTFVKSVLFSSLLEEFFKWIVLLAAVFRHIDFEDPYDGILYGASLSLGFATVENILYLLEFGLGAAFLRAFLPVSSHALFGVVMGFYYGKAKFTEKKESKWWLAAALFAALLLHTAYNASLYAYDNLLYGAVPFMLFLWWFGLRKVRQAHQLSVSHYHKHTPN from the coding sequence ATGTTAGAGCTGTTGACGGTGGCTATTGCGCCCGGGCTCGCATTGTTCAGTTATTTTTATTTGCGTGATCAATTTGCAGGAGAACCGTCGAAACTGATCTTCCATTGCTTTTTATACGGCGCTCTTCTGACATTCCCGATTTTATTTATCCAATATGTGTTTGAAGCCGAGAATGTATTCCAAAATACCTTCGTGAAATCCGTCTTGTTCTCGAGTTTATTGGAAGAATTCTTCAAGTGGATCGTCTTGCTTGCAGCAGTATTCCGCCATATTGATTTTGAAGACCCGTATGACGGAATTTTATACGGCGCGAGTTTATCACTCGGATTCGCCACAGTCGAAAATATTTTATACCTTCTGGAGTTCGGGCTTGGCGCGGCTTTCCTGCGGGCATTTCTGCCAGTATCGAGCCATGCTTTATTCGGTGTGGTCATGGGCTTTTATTACGGCAAAGCAAAATTTACCGAAAAAAAGGAGAGCAAATGGTGGCTGGCGGCAGCTTTGTTTGCGGCCTTGCTATTGCATACCGCCTATAATGCTTCGCTTTATGCTTACGATAATCTATTGTATGGAGCAGTTCCGTTCATGCTGTTCTTGTGGTGGTTCGGTTTGCGGAAAGTCCGCCAGGCTCACCAATTATCGGTCAGCCATTATCATAAGCACACCCCTAATTGA
- a CDS encoding asparaginase, producing the protein MKKKVSLITTGGTIASKAISDDGLLKSGAISGKDLAELCQLPSEIEVKVIDVYQLPSMHIGFGEMNIVKEAILKELEDPEVAGVVVTHGTDTLEETAYFLDLTVGDERTVVVTGSQRAPEAVGTDVYSNLRNSIYVAVDPVIKGVGTVVVFNERIYSAKYVKKVHASNLQGFDSFGHGYLGIIDNDKVRIYQKPVLREVHRVPGGMPRVDIVKCYSGQEGSIVEMLAESGSKGIVLEAAGRGQISPHMVEAVERAVKSGIPVVLTTSAEEGNAYPAYSYPGSAHDLLTRGVILGSDYDSKKARIKLAILLSGNEAIDKEAFEI; encoded by the coding sequence ATGAAAAAGAAAGTATCGTTAATTACGACAGGAGGCACCATTGCAAGTAAAGCCATTTCAGACGACGGTTTGTTGAAATCCGGCGCTATTTCTGGAAAAGATCTGGCAGAGCTTTGCCAATTGCCTTCTGAGATTGAAGTGAAAGTTATCGACGTCTATCAGCTGCCGAGCATGCATATTGGCTTTGGTGAAATGAACATCGTTAAGGAAGCGATTTTGAAAGAATTGGAAGACCCAGAAGTGGCAGGGGTCGTAGTGACGCATGGCACCGATACATTGGAAGAAACCGCTTATTTCCTCGACTTGACTGTTGGCGATGAGCGGACGGTAGTAGTGACAGGAAGCCAGCGTGCGCCAGAAGCAGTTGGGACAGACGTTTACTCTAATTTACGCAACTCGATTTATGTTGCTGTCGATCCGGTAATCAAAGGCGTTGGAACGGTGGTCGTCTTCAATGAGCGAATTTACAGCGCAAAGTATGTCAAAAAAGTGCATGCCAGCAACTTGCAAGGCTTCGATTCATTTGGCCATGGCTATTTGGGCATTATCGATAACGACAAGGTCCGCATCTACCAAAAGCCGGTGCTGCGTGAAGTGCATCGAGTGCCAGGCGGTATGCCGCGTGTCGATATCGTCAAATGCTACTCTGGCCAAGAAGGATCGATTGTCGAAATGCTGGCTGAAAGTGGATCGAAAGGCATCGTCTTAGAAGCGGCTGGCCGCGGCCAGATTTCTCCTCATATGGTGGAGGCGGTCGAACGCGCTGTGAAATCCGGTATTCCCGTTGTGTTGACGACGAGCGCCGAAGAAGGCAATGCCTATCCGGCTTACAGCTATCCCGGAAGCGCTCACGATTTGCTGACGCGTGGCGTCATTTTGGGCAGCGATTATGACAGCAAGAAAGCGCGCATCAAATTGGCGATCCTGCTGTCGGGCAATGAAGCAATCGACAAGGAAGCATTTGAAATTTAA
- a CDS encoding YpdA family putative bacillithiol disulfide reductase, which yields MEHADVIIVGGGPCGLSAAIEIQRMGLHPVILEKGNIVNAIYHYPTHQTFFSSSEKLSIGDVPFITEDRKPKRNQALVYYREVVKRHALDVRAFETAISIEQSDGFFVKTTKNEYKAKYVIVATGYYDHPNKLAVPGADLPKVRHYFKEGHPYFDCDVLVIGGKNSAVDAALELHKAGSRVTVSYHGTSYSKSVKPWILPEFDGLVRQGEITMLFDSIVDEIREGEVELTVNDTKETFANDFVFAMIGYHPDHSFLRQMGIDIDAASGRPSFNEETMETNVEDLFIAGVIAAGNNANEIFIENGRFHGQQIAAAIAKKQALKNSTD from the coding sequence ATGGAACATGCAGATGTCATTATCGTAGGGGGCGGGCCGTGCGGTTTATCGGCCGCCATCGAAATACAGAGAATGGGCTTGCACCCCGTCATTCTCGAAAAAGGAAATATCGTCAACGCCATCTATCATTATCCGACGCATCAGACATTTTTCAGCAGCAGCGAAAAATTGTCGATCGGGGACGTGCCATTCATTACCGAAGACCGCAAGCCGAAGCGTAATCAAGCGCTCGTCTATTACCGTGAAGTGGTGAAGCGGCACGCACTAGATGTACGGGCATTTGAAACAGCTATATCGATTGAACAATCGGACGGATTCTTTGTTAAAACAACCAAAAATGAATACAAGGCGAAATATGTGATAGTCGCGACAGGGTATTATGACCACCCAAACAAGCTTGCAGTGCCGGGTGCTGATTTGCCGAAAGTGAGGCATTATTTCAAGGAAGGGCATCCTTATTTCGACTGTGACGTGTTAGTGATCGGGGGCAAGAATTCGGCGGTGGACGCGGCGCTGGAACTGCATAAAGCCGGCAGCCGAGTGACGGTATCCTATCACGGCACCAGTTATTCAAAAAGTGTCAAACCGTGGATTTTGCCGGAATTCGACGGGCTCGTGCGCCAAGGCGAAATTACCATGTTGTTCGATTCCATCGTCGATGAGATTCGTGAAGGCGAAGTGGAATTGACCGTGAACGATACGAAAGAAACCTTCGCGAATGATTTTGTTTTTGCCATGATTGGCTATCATCCAGATCACAGCTTTCTCCGGCAGATGGGGATCGACATCGATGCGGCAAGCGGCAGGCCATCTTTCAATGAAGAAACGATGGAGACGAACGTTGAGGATTTATTTATCGCAGGTGTCATCGCTGCCGGAAACAATGCTAACGAGATCTTTATCGAAAATGGCCGTTTCCACGGCCAGCAAATCGCAGCGGCGATTGCGAAAAAACAAGCGCTGAAAAATTCAACAGATTAG
- a CDS encoding metallophosphoesterase produces the protein MKWILRIGFAGLALMAWMFRAAHSEKKEAAVVQLSGTAQFSPFKLLFISDVHRRKLRRDSFDDHVDLVVIGGDFVERGVPERRIRENLRVLSELAPVYYVFGNNDREIGEERLRALLEEQGAVILDDESVELFGNAKLKLTGIDYFAFREHSVEDAFRTVEKGDSVIFISHTPFVFKHVKQHYPVSLMIAGHTHGGQIRLGPFGIFDRGSLTVAQGITELISNGFGTTTLPLRLGAKAQYHVLEIHPASGNKHLAQSSAIG, from the coding sequence ATGAAATGGATTTTACGCATCGGGTTTGCGGGCTTGGCTCTAATGGCATGGATGTTTCGTGCCGCTCACAGCGAAAAAAAGGAGGCGGCGGTCGTCCAGTTGTCGGGAACCGCTCAATTTTCTCCTTTTAAGCTGCTTTTTATCTCCGACGTTCACCGGCGCAAACTTCGGCGTGATAGCTTCGACGATCACGTCGATCTTGTCGTCATCGGCGGGGATTTCGTCGAACGGGGAGTTCCAGAACGACGCATCCGCGAAAACTTGCGGGTGTTGAGTGAACTTGCCCCGGTGTATTACGTGTTCGGAAACAATGACAGGGAAATCGGCGAAGAACGATTGAGGGCATTGCTCGAAGAACAAGGCGCCGTCATACTTGATGATGAATCGGTTGAATTGTTCGGAAATGCAAAGCTTAAATTGACCGGAATCGATTATTTTGCTTTTCGGGAACATAGTGTGGAAGATGCTTTTCGCACTGTCGAAAAAGGCGATTCCGTCATTTTCATCTCCCATACGCCTTTTGTCTTTAAGCACGTAAAACAACATTATCCAGTCAGCCTAATGATTGCCGGCCATACTCATGGAGGCCAAATCAGGCTCGGGCCGTTCGGAATATTCGACCGGGGCTCTTTGACTGTTGCGCAAGGAATCACCGAACTCATCAGTAATGGATTCGGCACGACGACATTGCCGTTAAGGCTGGGCGCGAAAGCGCAATACCATGTCCTTGAAATTCATCCTGCTTCGGGCAACAAGCATTTGGCACAAAGCTCTGCAATCGGCTAA
- a CDS encoding CBS domain-containing protein — translation MFVKSALVKKERCITVNPEDTMEKGVELLERHSVDALPVVDGDKFKGIFTWYHAYRAFFYSDARKDEFIRSTKVKDVMVNQDVYLNIDDVYEKALVELRDFPIIAVVDEEKFLGIVTRFDVVNQLQSAFGMQQSGVRITVTSVESEGRIGRLGEIIEKYKESVVSLVTFDETDKMVRRIVLKVKKKNNIDKFTKELEKSGFRILDITED, via the coding sequence ATGTTTGTTAAAAGTGCATTAGTGAAAAAAGAAAGATGTATTACAGTGAATCCAGAAGACACGATGGAAAAAGGTGTGGAGTTGCTAGAGCGGCATTCCGTTGATGCGTTGCCAGTCGTCGATGGCGACAAATTTAAAGGAATCTTTACTTGGTACCATGCGTATCGGGCTTTCTTCTATTCAGATGCTAGAAAAGATGAATTTATCCGTTCGACTAAAGTAAAGGATGTTATGGTCAATCAGGATGTCTACTTAAATATCGATGATGTTTATGAAAAAGCCTTGGTCGAATTACGTGATTTCCCGATTATCGCTGTAGTCGACGAAGAAAAATTCCTAGGGATCGTCACTCGCTTCGATGTCGTCAACCAATTGCAAAGCGCATTTGGCATGCAGCAATCCGGGGTGCGCATTACCGTTACATCCGTTGAATCGGAAGGCCGCATTGGGCGGCTTGGGGAAATCATTGAGAAATACAAGGAATCGGTCGTTTCACTTGTCACGTTTGATGAAACGGACAAAATGGTGCGCCGCATTGTCCTGAAGGTTAAGAAAAAGAACAATATCGACAAATTCACGAAGGAACTGGAAAAATCCGGCTTCCGTATTCTTGATATCACTGAAGATTGA
- a CDS encoding LysM peptidoglycan-binding domain-containing protein — MGNDNYHESMEKNRQELSQERMAELTRRARQMPKPKSRGLLLPSLFFIFILIPVTLLIYVAFYFEPDDTLTAKTNENEVSFELNSQPPSDSTVLAAADDQEKDEEEKKNAKAKEAQEQQELKEKAREREEKAAAKAKEKEQAAAEQQAAEKAKETALAEQQAREEAEAKAKAEAEEKAKAEAEQRAQAEEKEKEQQQEQEETPTAGGKTVTVQSSETLYRIAVNNYGASGAAAAVEKIKQANGLASNDISPGQTLILP, encoded by the coding sequence ATGGGAAACGATAATTATCATGAATCAATGGAAAAGAATCGCCAGGAATTGTCACAGGAACGAATGGCAGAATTGACGAGGCGCGCACGCCAAATGCCCAAGCCAAAAAGCAGGGGTTTATTATTACCTTCCTTGTTTTTCATCTTTATCTTGATTCCGGTCACTTTGCTGATCTATGTTGCGTTTTACTTTGAACCGGATGACACGCTAACTGCCAAAACAAACGAAAATGAAGTAAGCTTCGAACTGAACTCCCAGCCACCTTCTGACAGCACAGTACTTGCCGCTGCAGACGACCAGGAGAAAGACGAAGAAGAAAAGAAAAATGCCAAAGCTAAAGAAGCGCAAGAACAACAAGAGCTGAAAGAAAAAGCGCGTGAGCGTGAAGAAAAGGCAGCTGCCAAAGCGAAAGAGAAAGAGCAGGCGGCCGCGGAACAACAAGCAGCGGAAAAAGCCAAGGAAACAGCGCTGGCAGAACAACAAGCGCGTGAAGAAGCTGAAGCCAAAGCCAAAGCCGAAGCCGAAGAAAAGGCAAAAGCTGAAGCTGAACAACGTGCACAAGCCGAAGAAAAAGAAAAAGAGCAGCAACAAGAGCAGGAAGAAACACCGACTGCCGGCGGCAAGACAGTAACCGTCCAATCGAGTGAAACGCTTTACCGCATCGCAGTCAATAATTACGGCGCGAGCGGTGCAGCGGCCGCTGTTGAGAAAATCAAACAGGCCAATGGATTGGCATCTAACGATATCAGCCCTGGACAAACATTGATTTTGCCATAA
- a CDS encoding RecQ family ATP-dependent DNA helicase, producing MNLEKLLYDAYGYTEFRPGQKQVIEQVLAGRDVLALLPTGMGKSLCYQLPGKILPGAIIIVSPLLSLMQDQVAQLKKMGEKSVIAINSFMKPEDRERVWNTLGTYKFIFIAPEMLVQPYVLGKLNALGISLLVADEAHCISQWGFDFRPDYLRIAEVLPKLGNPQTLALTATATDKVTDEIKRYLKLIDPFVYSHPMDRKNISYDIRKFDNDSDKLEELLNIVATYGGPGIIYAGTRRKSQELAERILALGIRAAFYHGGMEQQDRIFVQQQFANKELEWVCATNAFGMGVHIPDIRQVIHFQLPSSIEGYVQEVGRAGRDSLPSLATLLYAAGDERLVESLIMDDLPEKHEIELIYERGEEAKQLIEQGMIRETAYRIISYWRERLPLGGTLNQIEQLKKEKQRQAASIRGLVHTSACIRQYISRSFDQENLEIPPNCCSFHGIDYSLFKGLHSEPKASPKGSWKERLKVLLPI from the coding sequence ATGAATCTTGAAAAGTTATTATACGACGCTTATGGCTACACAGAATTCCGCCCTGGCCAAAAACAAGTGATCGAGCAAGTGCTGGCGGGGCGTGATGTGCTGGCGCTGTTGCCGACCGGAATGGGGAAATCGCTGTGTTACCAGCTGCCCGGGAAAATCTTGCCAGGCGCCATCATTATCGTCTCGCCGCTTTTATCGCTGATGCAAGACCAAGTTGCCCAATTAAAGAAGATGGGAGAAAAATCGGTCATTGCCATCAATTCCTTTATGAAACCGGAAGATCGCGAAAGGGTTTGGAACACGCTCGGCACTTATAAATTCATCTTTATCGCTCCTGAAATGCTTGTACAGCCATATGTACTCGGTAAATTGAATGCACTTGGCATCTCGCTGCTTGTTGCGGACGAAGCACATTGCATTTCTCAATGGGGCTTCGATTTCCGTCCGGACTATTTGCGCATTGCAGAGGTCCTGCCCAAGCTTGGCAATCCACAAACCTTGGCGCTGACCGCAACGGCGACCGATAAAGTAACAGATGAAATTAAGCGTTATTTAAAATTGATTGACCCGTTCGTCTATTCACATCCGATGGACCGAAAGAACATCAGCTACGATATCCGCAAATTCGACAATGACAGCGATAAATTGGAAGAACTATTAAACATAGTGGCGACATATGGAGGACCAGGCATCATTTATGCCGGAACGCGGCGGAAATCGCAGGAATTGGCGGAGCGAATTCTCGCTCTCGGCATACGGGCGGCATTTTATCACGGCGGGATGGAGCAGCAGGACCGAATTTTTGTCCAGCAGCAATTTGCCAATAAGGAGCTGGAGTGGGTATGTGCGACCAATGCGTTCGGCATGGGGGTCCATATTCCCGATATCCGCCAAGTCATCCATTTCCAATTGCCTTCTTCTATAGAAGGATATGTTCAGGAAGTGGGGCGCGCCGGCCGGGATTCTTTGCCTTCACTTGCGACTTTATTGTATGCCGCAGGGGACGAGCGGCTCGTAGAGAGTCTAATCATGGATGATTTGCCTGAAAAACATGAAATTGAACTGATTTATGAGCGGGGCGAAGAAGCAAAACAATTGATCGAGCAGGGGATGATCAGGGAAACGGCGTATCGCATCATTTCCTATTGGCGTGAGCGCCTCCCGCTTGGAGGCACATTGAACCAGATCGAACAATTGAAAAAAGAAAAACAACGGCAAGCTGCCTCCATCCGTGGGCTAGTCCACACAAGCGCTTGCATACGGCAATACATCAGCAGGAGCTTCGACCAGGAAAACCTTGAAATACCGCCTAATTGCTGCAGTTTTCATGGGATTGACTACAGTCTCTTCAAAGGCCTTCACAGTGAACCGAAAGCTTCGCCAAAAGGGTCTTGGAAAGAGCGCTTGAAGGTCCTTCTTCCTATATGA
- a CDS encoding helix-turn-helix domain-containing protein: MRFDEVVLAIMKAVDGQRTVSSPYHLIKGKKSGQTIQDIGYFKLHPYFAVLPKLDKQDYLASIDRLQAQGLLIPNDNKVQLHGSAFALEIPPAPLNGWKYRGNENRFFARLSLVVQTMSNFMQGQKRFDPVVSDETVQAWAKAYLKRIDFRSSAVQKAFKNQLENSLALAKTSEAHKAILMERLSGCGVGGLTWDQLAMEHGLLPIDVKIAAVEALHAWLDVLEGMEYPLLAGLLEGIIQQSALTESAKRTQNLSERGFSLQQIAELRQLKTSTIEDHFVEMAMNDPAFSSAPFMDERLFQSIHHISKELKTMRLRDIKERLPEASYFQIRLALAMRGDVT; encoded by the coding sequence GTGCGATTCGATGAAGTCGTTTTAGCGATTATGAAAGCGGTAGACGGTCAACGGACCGTTTCTTCCCCTTATCATTTAATTAAAGGAAAGAAATCAGGGCAAACGATTCAGGATATTGGCTATTTTAAGCTGCATCCTTATTTTGCAGTGCTCCCTAAACTGGACAAGCAAGACTATCTAGCGTCCATTGACAGGTTGCAGGCGCAAGGCTTGTTGATTCCGAATGACAACAAGGTCCAGCTCCATGGCTCTGCATTCGCTCTTGAAATTCCACCTGCGCCCTTGAACGGCTGGAAGTACAGGGGCAATGAAAATCGGTTCTTTGCGCGACTATCGTTGGTGGTCCAGACGATGTCCAATTTCATGCAAGGCCAAAAGCGCTTTGATCCAGTCGTCAGCGATGAAACGGTACAGGCGTGGGCCAAGGCTTATTTGAAGCGCATCGACTTTCGTTCATCCGCTGTTCAAAAAGCGTTCAAAAACCAACTCGAAAACAGCTTAGCATTAGCAAAAACAAGCGAAGCCCATAAAGCTATCCTAATGGAGCGGTTGTCGGGGTGTGGTGTCGGTGGGCTCACTTGGGATCAATTGGCCATGGAGCATGGCCTCTTGCCGATAGATGTGAAAATTGCCGCTGTCGAAGCATTGCATGCATGGCTGGACGTTCTTGAAGGCATGGAATATCCCTTGCTCGCGGGTTTGCTTGAAGGCATCATCCAGCAATCCGCTTTGACGGAATCAGCAAAACGAACGCAAAACTTGTCCGAACGAGGATTTTCGCTTCAGCAGATTGCTGAGCTTCGGCAACTGAAAACAAGTACAATCGAGGATCATTTCGTGGAGATGGCGATGAACGATCCAGCGTTCAGCTCTGCGCCCTTTATGGATGAGCGCTTATTTCAATCCATCCATCATATCAGCAAGGAGTTGAAGACGATGCGCTTGCGGGATATCAAAGAACGGTTGCCGGAAGCCAGTTATTTTCAAATCCGGCTGGCGCTAGCGATGAGAGGTGACGTCACATGA
- a CDS encoding ferredoxin gives MAKYTIVDKDTCIACGACGAAAPDIYDYDDEGIAFVILDDNTGTEQVPDELMEDMEDAFEGCPTDSIKVADKPFEGDPLKYED, from the coding sequence ATGGCTAAATATACCATTGTTGATAAAGATACGTGTATCGCATGCGGAGCTTGCGGAGCGGCAGCACCAGACATTTACGATTATGATGATGAGGGCATCGCCTTTGTTATTCTTGATGATAACACGGGGACTGAACAAGTGCCAGATGAGCTGATGGAGGATATGGAGGACGCATTTGAAGGATGCCCGACCGATTCCATTAAAGTTGCAGATAAGCCATTTGAAGGAGATCCACTTAAATACGAAGACTGA
- a CDS encoding ECF transporter S component — MKNKKLQSMIVIGMLSSISFVLMLFNFPLPALPAFLKVDFSDVPALIAAITMGPVAGVLVAFFKNVLDWIFSGSPTGVPVGHMANFATSLLFILPVYAIYRKVSTKKGIAFGLIIGTLTMAIGMSLLNYFVFLPMYTYFLNMPEQTGNAFYTTIVLGILPFNLIKGLALTTVVLLIFGSMHTWIEKQRSYYLS; from the coding sequence ATGAAGAACAAGAAATTGCAATCGATGATCGTCATCGGGATGTTGAGCAGCATCTCATTTGTGTTGATGCTATTCAATTTTCCGCTGCCGGCGTTGCCAGCATTTTTGAAAGTGGATTTTAGTGACGTGCCAGCGTTGATCGCTGCGATCACGATGGGGCCAGTAGCTGGCGTCTTGGTAGCATTCTTTAAAAACGTATTGGACTGGATTTTTTCAGGGAGCCCGACTGGCGTGCCTGTAGGGCATATGGCGAATTTTGCGACGAGCCTATTGTTCATTTTGCCGGTCTATGCCATTTACCGTAAAGTTTCCACAAAAAAAGGAATCGCATTCGGGTTAATCATCGGTACATTGACGATGGCAATTGGCATGAGTTTGCTGAATTATTTCGTGTTCTTACCGATGTATACGTATTTCCTGAATATGCCTGAACAGACCGGAAACGCATTCTACACGACCATTGTTCTCGGAATCTTGCCTTTTAACTTGATCAAAGGCTTGGCGCTTACGACCGTCGTCTTGTTGATCTTCGGCAGCATGCATACATGGATAGAAAAACAACGTTCCTATTACTTATCATAA
- the sigX gene encoding RNA polymerase sigma factor SigX, translating to MNDSVFHRLYDQYHQDVFQFLVYLVKDRHVAEDLMHEVYVRVLRAYDRFQGKSSEKTWLFSIAKNVAIDHFRKTAVRKKHSMDFFDWETQQLVSTERIPEEVSLLNEDKVRLYRMLDLCTGDQKLVIIMRYFQDLSIAETAEVLEWSEGKVKTTQHRAIRSLRQKLLEAEGGGEYAE from the coding sequence GTGAATGACTCCGTGTTTCATCGGCTGTACGATCAATATCATCAAGATGTCTTTCAGTTTTTGGTGTATTTAGTGAAGGACCGGCATGTGGCAGAAGATCTGATGCATGAAGTTTATGTGAGGGTGTTGCGCGCTTACGACCGGTTCCAAGGAAAGAGTTCAGAAAAGACCTGGCTCTTTTCAATCGCCAAAAATGTCGCCATCGATCATTTTCGCAAGACGGCAGTGAGGAAAAAGCATTCGATGGATTTTTTTGACTGGGAAACCCAGCAATTGGTATCAACTGAACGAATACCTGAAGAAGTTTCATTGCTCAATGAAGACAAGGTCCGCTTGTACCGAATGCTCGATTTGTGTACAGGTGATCAGAAACTGGTCATCATTATGCGTTATTTCCAAGATCTCTCCATTGCGGAAACTGCTGAAGTCCTGGAGTGGTCGGAAGGCAAAGTCAAAACGACACAGCACCGGGCAATCCGGTCCCTCCGCCAAAAACTACTAGAAGCAGAAGGGGGAGGAGAATATGCCGAATGA